The sequence CCGCGATCGGGAGGGGCAGATGGCACGGGAAATCGGTGTGCGGCAGCGGGGGGGAGCAGGCACCGTGCGGGGCGATGGCCTCGGGCAGGGGCGGGCGCAGCCCACCACCGTGGCGGAAGCGCGGCGCGCGATCGAGGACGCCCGCGGCCGCATCTCCGAGACGCTCGACGCCATTGAAGAGCGGATCCAGGAGAAGCGGCACGACCTCCAGAGCCGCCTGGACGTGCTCGGGCGGGCAAGGGGCCGGATCCGTTCCCACGTGTGGCCCAGTCTGGCCATCGCCTTCGCCGGCGGACTCGTGCTCGGCATGATCGGGGGCGGTGAGAAGGGGGAGGATCACGGCATGCGCCGCCAGGCCGGAACGTTGAGTGCGGCCGAGCGGCGCGAGCTGCGGCGCTGGCGGGCCGAGCGGCGCGACCGCCTCGCCCGGCGCACCCGTGCGGCGCGCCGGCGCGGCGCGGGTCAGCGGTCCATGTTCGCCCAGGTCCGGTCGGCTCTCGGTCAGGCCATCATCGATGGGTTGACCGATCGCGCCCGACAGATGGGCCGCTGACCCGCCAGGGGCCCGTTCCCCTGATCACGGCCCGGCGGGCGTGGGTCAGAACGGCAGGTCGTCATCCTCGTCGTCGAACGGCGACACGGGCGGGACCGGCTGCCGCGTGCCCCGCGCCGGCCGGCTGCTCTCGCCGTACGGCCCGCTCGGGCTCCCGCTCCCGCTGCCCAGCATGACCATGTCCCGCACGACGATGTCCGTCCAGTAGCGCGGCTGGCCCTGCTCGTCTTCCGTCTGCGAATACTCGATCCGCCCCTCGACGTACAGCCGATCCCCCTTGTGTACGTACTGCTCCACCAGGTCCGCGAGCCGGTCCCAGAACGTCAGACGGTGCCACTCGGTCTTCTCCTGCTGCTGCCCGTTCCGGTCCGTGAAGACCCGGTTGGTGGCCAGCGAGACCTTCGCGACCTTGGTGCCCGAGGGCGTCGTCCTGATCTCCGGCTCCGCGCCGACGTTCCCGATCAGCATCACCTTGTTCAGCGACCGACTCATCTGATCCCACCTTTCTCGTCCGTTGAGGCGCCGGTGTCCGCCGCTGGTACCGGGGTGAGTACCCCTGAGGAAGGCGCGGGGTTTCGGTTCGTCTTCGGTTCGTGTCGCGCGGGACCGGCCCGCAGCGTCAGGCTACGCGACGGGCGCTCCGGAAGCAAGGTGAGGGCCGGGGCGGGGCGGCGCCATGATGAGATGCGTCGGTGTGGCACGGGCCGTGCGCCCCCGCGGGGACGCACCGGGACGGAGCGGCGATGGCGACGGCGGATCGGTTGGGCGAACCGGGCGGGGAGGCCGGTCGGGGGGTGACGCTGGGGTTCGTCGCCCGCGCCACGCTCGTGGTGATCCTGCTCTGGGCCGTCGCGAACGTGGTGTGGTTGGGCCGGGACCTCCTGTTCATCGCGTTCTTCGCGGTCCTGGTCGCGTCCTTCCTCTCGATCTTCGTGGACTGGCTGGAAGCGCAGGGTGTGCCGCGGTGGGCGGGCGCGCTGGTGGTGCTCGCCGCGCTGGCGGTGCTGGGGGCCGCCGGGTGCGTGCTGCTGTGGCCCACGTTGCGTGCGCAGGCGATCCAGCTGCAGGAGCAGCTCCCGCCGGCGCTGGCGGAGATCGGCGCGCGGCTGGAGCAGCAGTACGCCGCGCTGACCGGCCAGTTCGGCGCGCCCGCCGAGTCGCTCGAAGAGCGGGTGCGAGAGCGGGTGATGGCGGAACTCGCGAACCTGCTGACGGGTGCGCTTCCGTTGCTGAACACGGTGATCGGCGCGGTGGGCGGTGCGCTGATCGTGTTCTTCGCCGGCCTGTACCTGGCCATCGAGCCGCGGGCGTATTTCCGGGGCCTGATCGCGCTGGTGCCGCGGCGGGGTCGGCCGCGGGCGCAGCGCGCCCTGGAGGAGGTGGGGTCCACGTTGCGCCGGTGGATGCTCGGCACGGTGATCGGCATGCTCGTGATCGGCCTGCTGACCACTCTCGGCCTCTGGGTGCTGGGCATCCCGGCCGCGCTGGCGCTGGGCGTGTTCGCGGGGCTGCTCGAGTTCATTCCCTACATCGGCCCGATCCTCAGCGCGGTCCCCGCCTTGATCCTCGCGCTCGTCATCTCGCCGACCACCGCGGTGTGGGTGCTGCTGCTCTACATCGCGATCCAGCAGTTGGAATCGAACCTCATCATGCCGCTGCTGATGAAGGGCATGGTCGAGCTCCCGCCGGCGCTGACCGTCCTCGTGCAGGTGCTCATGGCGCTGCTGTTCGGATTCCTCGGGCTGTTGCTCGCCGTGCCGGTGCTGGCGGCGGGGAAGGTGCTCGTGCAGACGCTGTACATCGAGCCCGTCGCGGACGCCGCCTGAGTGTGCGGCGCCCGCAGCGCTGCTCAGATGCTTTCCCGGTACGCGCGTTGGAGGCGTTGCGTGACGGGGCCGGGGCGGCCATCGCCGATCTCGCGGCCGTCCACGCGCGTGACGGGCATGATCTCCGTGGTGGTCCCGGAGAGGAAGACCTCCGATGCCGTGAAGAGACGATCCAGCGGGATGGGCGCCTCGACCACCGGGATGCCGAGCTGTCCGGCGAGGTCGAAGACCTTCTGCCGTGTGATCCCGTTGAGGATGTAGTTGCACGCGGGATAGGTCACCAGCGCGCCGTCGTAGACGGCGAAGACGTTCGAGTGCGAGCCCTCGAGCACGATGCCGTCGCGGACGAAGAGGGCTTCGAACGCGCCCGCCTCCTTCGCGGCCTGCTTGGCGAGGACGTTCGCCAGGAGCGATACGGACTTGATGTCGCAGCGCGACCAGCGCGTGTCGGGGACCGTCAGTGCGGCCACGCCATCGCGGTGGTATTCCGGCGGGTGTGGCTGGAACGGCTTCGCCGCCACGTACACCGTGGGCGGCGTCCCGGCGGGCGGGAAGACGTGCGCGCGTGGTGCCGCGCCGCGGGTGATCTGGATGTAGATCGTCGCGTCGCCGCTGCGGAGCCGGTTCTCGTCCAGGAGTCGCTCGGCGATGGCGGCCAGCCCGTCGACGCCGGGATCGTCGATGCGGAGCGCGTGGAGGCCCTGACGCATCCGGCGCAGGTGCGCGTCCATGAGGAACGGGCGGCCGTCGTAGACGCGCACGACCTCGTATACGCCGTCGGCGAACAGGAAGCCCCGGTCGTCGACGGAGATCCGTGCTTCTGCCTGCGGGACGAACTCGCCGTTCAGATAGACCAGCACCATCGGCTCCAGGCGTGAGTGGTGACGGTCGGCCGGGTCACACCGCCCGGCAACACGCAGGGGAACAGACGCATCTCCATCAGTCGGTCCGCTCGATGGTGACGAGCAGGCGGCCGCCCACGTAGACGCGCGTGTCCCCGGATGATTGCGAGACGACGAACGCAATGCAACGCGTGACGCCGGTGATCCCCGCCGCGGCACGGTGCCGGGTGCCGAGGCCGGAGGGCACGTCGTGCTCCGGCGCCAGCGCTTCGAGGTAGCGGCCGGCGGCCTCCACCACGCCGTCCCCCCGAACCACGAACGCGCCGTCGACGCCGGAGAACTCGCGGATCGCGCGCCGCGTCGCCGGATCGAGGATCGAGCGCGCCTCCTCCGGGTGACCCTCGAACGGGTTGAGCACGAGCGGGTGCGAGTGGGCGAGGACGGCCTCGTGGTCGCCCAGGGTGAGGAGCAGGCCGACGCGCCGGCCCTCGCGGCCCTCGTGGCCGAGCTGGACGCACAGGCCGAGGACGGTGTCGAACACGATCGGGTCGGCCAACTCGCCGAGTCGGTCGAGGGTCGCCTCGGGGTGTCCGTCGAGGAGCTCCTCGTCGTGTCCGAGCTCGACCACGGCGATGGTGTCCAGCTCCGCGTCGCCGTCCACCGTGCTACCCGACACGATGATGACGCGTTCCCCGGCGCGAAGGAGGCCGGCGGCGAGGGCCTCCAGCAGCGCGACCTTGGCGCGCCCGCGGCGCCGGAGCCGGACCTCCGGGAGGGCCAGCACGTCGTGCTCGTGTGCGGGGCGGGCGCTGCCGTCGTGCGGGGCGGCCGCGACCACGCGGCTCTCCCCCTCGAGCTGGGTCCGGAGGTAGGCGGCCTCCTCCGGCAGCGCCGCGGCGAGCAGGACGGCGTCGGCGGCGGTCTCCCGCGAGATCAGCACCGCGCCGTCCAGGATGGCGCGGTTCCTCTCCTTCATGGCTCACTCCTCGGCCGGCCCTGTACGGGCATTGCGGCAACTCGTGTTCCGCGGCGCCGTGCGCGCTTGCCGGGCACCGGCCTTGCCTCTACCTTCGCGGCGCTTCGCGCATCGCGTCCGGGACCCAAACACCGGGGGGCGAACGTGAGGGGATCGAGCGTGTTGCAGCGGGTGCCGACGTACGAGCACCGGCTGGCGAACGGGCTGACGGTCCTGATCCGGGAGGACCACTCGGCGCCCGTGGTGGCCATCGTGACCCACGTCAAGGCGGGCTACTTCAACGAGCCCGACCGCCTGGTGGGGATCAGCCACGTGCTCGAGCACATGTACTTCAAGGGGACGGAGCAGCGTGGCCCGGGCCAGATGGCGCGGGAGACCAAGGCGGCGGGCGGTTACCTCAACGCCGGGACGATCTACGATCACACGTCGTACTACACGGTGCTGCCGTCCTCTGCGCTGGAGCTCGGGCTGGACGTGCAGTCGGACGCGCTGCGCAACGCGCAGATCGACGAGGAGGAGCTCCGGCGCGAGCTGCTCGTGATCATCCAGGAGGCGCGGCGCAAGCTGGACGACCCGGGCGCCGTGGCCATCGAGTCGCTGTACGAGCTGATGTTCGACGTCCACCGGATGCGGCGGTGGCGGATCGGGACGGAGGAAGGGCTGCGTCGCATCACGCGCGCCGATGTGTGGGAGTACTACCGCAACCTGTACCGCCCCTCGAACATTGTGCTGGCGATCGCGGGCGACCTGGATCCGGCGCGCACGCTCGAGCTGGTCGAGCGCTACTACGGCGACATGCCGGCCGGCGAGCCCGTGCAGGAGCCGGCGCCGGAGGAGCCCGAACGCACGGGCCTCCGGTTCCGCGAGATGGCGGGCGACATCCTCCAGAGCCGCATTGCCTGGGGCTGGCGGACGCCGGGGCCGTTGGGCGCCGACACGCCGGCGCTGGACCTCCTCGCCACCGTTCTGGGGCAGGGACGCGCCTCGCGGCTTTACCGCCACGTGCGCGAGGAGGGGTGGGTGAGCAGCATCACGGCCGCCAACTACACGCCCCAGGACATCGGCGTCTTCGCCGTGAGCGCCGAGGCGGAGCCGGACGACGTGCCCGGCGCCGTGGACGCGATCTGGGCCACGGTCGAGGGCGTGCGCAGGCACGGCGTGGACGAGGCGGAGCTCGAGCGCGCCAAGAGCCTGCTCGAAGCGCGCTTCCTGCGCCGGCTGGAAACGATGGAAGGGCAGGCGAACCTGCTCGCGGAGTGGCAGGCCCTCGGAGACTGGCGTCTCGCCGGCACCTACCTCGATCGTCTGCTCGCCGTGACGGGGGACGAGCTCCGCCGCGCAGCGTGCCGGTGGCTGGCGCCGGAGCGGGCGAACGTGCTGGTCTACCGCCCCGCGTCCGCGCCCACGCTCGGCTGGAGCGCAGGCGACCTGGCGGCGCGCCTCGCTGCGGTCGAGCCCATCACCGGCCCCGCCGTGCCGCCAGGTCCCACCCAGCCGACGAGGCCGAGCGCGACCGCGCGCCCCACGTTCATCCGGGAAGGCGTGGAAGACGGCGTCCACTTCTACCGGCTCGGCAACGGCGTCCGCATTGCCATCAAGCCGCGCTCCGCATCGCCGCTCGTCTCGCTCGGCCTTTTCGTGCGGGGCGGCGCGATCCGCGAGGAGGCCGCGCGCGCCGGGATGACCAGCCTCATGGCGCGGCTCTCCCTCAAGGGCACCCACAGGCGGACGGCCGAACAGCTCGCCGTCGAGACCGAGACGCTGGGCGGCGTGATCGTGCCCACCGTCACCGCCGACCTGCTGAGCTGGAGCCTGACGGTCCCGAGCCACCACTTCGTGCGCGGGCTCGACCTGCTGCTGGACGTCGCGCTGCACCCGGTGTTCCCCGAGCATGCGCTGGAGCGGGAGCGCAAGATGGCGCTCGCGGACCTGGAGCGCGTGCAGGACGACATGTACCGTTACCCGTTCCGGCTCTTCCTCGAGGCGGCGTTCGAGGGGCATCCGTACGGCTTCTCCCTCGCCGCCACCGAGGCGGCACTCCGGGCGGTGACCGCGGATGAGTTGCGCGAGTGGCACGCCCGCGAGGTCCTGGCGGGAGGGCCATGGCTCATCGCCGTCGGCGATGTCGGCGACCCGGACGAGGCCGCCGCCGTGATCACGGCCGAGCTCCTGGGCCTCCCCGACGCACGGCCGGCGCCGCTGCCGGAGCGGCCGAGCTGGCCCGCCGCGCCGCGCGTGCGCATGGAGTCCCGCTCCAAGGCGCAGACCGCCCTGGTGCTCGCGTTCCCGGGACCGGACCGCAACGACCCCGCCCTCCACGCCGCAGAGGTGCTGTCCAACGTGCTCAGCGGCCTGGGCGGTCGGTTCTTCGAGGAGCTGCGCAGCCGCCGCTCCCTCGCCTACACCGTCTCGGCAGCCCCGCTGGTCCGATCGCTGGGCGGCGCGTTCGTCAGCTACATCGCCACGGCGCCCGAGCGGGAGGAGGAAGCCCGCGCTGGTCTGCTCGAAGGGTTCGCCCAGTTGCGGGAGGAGCCCGTCACCGACGAGGAGCTCAGGCGCGCGCAGCGCTACACGGTCGGGGCATGGCAGATCCGGGGGCAGACCAACGCCGCCCAGCTCGGCGACCTGGCCGACGCCCTGCTCCTCGGTCGCGGCGTCGCCGAGCTGCGGGAGTTCGAGAGCGCCATCAACGCGGTGACGGCGGAGTCCATCCTGGAGCTCGCGCGTCGCCACTTCGACCCGAGCCGGGTCGTGGAGGGAGTGGTCCGCGGCTCCACCGCGTCGGCCTGAACGCCGGACGCGCAGGACCGGGCGCTCCCTGGCGCAGCCCGGCGGCCGGCATTGCCCGCCGCGGCCCGGCCCCTATCTTTCGCCCCGCGGCAGTCCTGGATCCCTTCCCCAACAACGGCGACCGATCATGGCACAGACGGATTCGTACCGCTTCATCACCATCGAGCGGCGCGAGGGCATCGCGACCCTCACGGTCAACCGGCCGGACAAGCTCAACGCGCTGAACGCCGAGACCGTGGCGGAGATCGACCGGGCGTTCCGCGCCTTGGCGGAGGACGCCGATGTGCGTGGGATCGTGGTCACCGGCGCCGGCGAGAAGGCGTTCGTCGCCGGCGCGGACATCGGCGAGCTGGCGCAGATGGACCCCATCGGCGGGATCCGCGTCTCCCGGCGGGGGCAGGAGACGTTCCGCTTCATCGAGCGGCTCACCAAGCCGGTGGTCGCGGCGGTGAACGGCTACGCCCTGGGCGGCGGCCTCGAGCTCGCGCTCGCCTGCCACCTTCGGATCGCGGCCGAGAACGCCCGCTTCGGGCTCCCCGAGGTCAAGCTCGGCATCATCCCGGGGTACGGCGGCACCGTGCGGCTGCCACGGCTGATCGGGCGCGGGCGCGCGCTCGAGCTGATCCTCACGGGCGAGATGATCGACGCCGCGGAAGCCCACCGCATCGGCCTCGTCAACCGGGTGGTGCCGCAGGGCGAGCTGCGGTCCGCCGCGGAGGCGCTCCTGGGCAAGATCCTCGCGAACGGCCCGATCGCCGTGGCGCTGGCGCTCGAGGCGGTGGACCACGGCTACAACACCGCCGTGGACGAGGCGCTCTCGTTGGAGGCGCACCTGTTCGGGCTCCTCGCGGCCACCCAGGACATGCGGGAAGGCATGCAGGCGTTCCTGGAGAAGCGGCCGGCCCGGTTCGTGGGGAAGTGAGCTGCTGAGGCCGCGCCCGCCCTCCGTGGGTGCGTGTGCCGCGGGGGGGGCGTGCTCGCGAGACGCGGAACGGCGAGGGCTCAGCCGGAGACGCAGGGGACATGGAGGAGGCGACGACCGGGGTGGCCGGCCGGCCCGCGCCGGGGTATATTCCCGCGTGCCCATGGCTTCCTCTCCCGGCGCGCTGGTCTGCGTCGAACTGCGTCTCCGCGACTTCCGGAACTTCGCGGAGCTCGAGCTCGCTTTCCCGGCCGCCGGCGTCGCGATCATCGGCAACAACGGCGCGGGCAAGACCAACCTCCTGGAAGCGGTCTACTACCTGGAGGTCTTCCGATCCTTCCGGGGTGCGCCGGACGAGCGGCTGGTCCGGTTCGGCGCCGAGGCGTTCCATGTGCGCGGCCGGTTCCGCGACGAGGCGACGGGGGAGGAGCGCGAGATCACGGCCGCGTTCGAGCGGCGCACACGCCGCAAGCGCGTCACGGTCGGCGGCGCGGAGCCGGAGCGGCTGAGCGATGCGGTGGGCCGCGCCGGCGTCGTCGTGTTCTCGCCCTCGGACATGGCCCTGGTGGCCGGCCCGCCGGGCGAGCGCCGGCGGTTCCTGGACATCGTGCTGTCCCTGAACCGGCCCGGCTACCTGGGCTGGCTCCAGCGCTACCGCCATACGCTCCGCCAGCGCAACGCCATCCTGCGGAGCGGCGGCGCGCGCGCCCTGCTCGAGCCGTGGGACGAGGCGCTGGCGCGCACGGGCGCGCTCCTCCTGCAGGCCCGGGCGGAGTGGGTGGAGACGCACGCCGAGGCGTTCCGGCGCTACTGCGCGGCGATCGGCGGGGGCGCGGGGGTGTGCCTCGCCTACCGGCCGGGCCTCCCCCTCCGCCAGCCCGGAGCCACCGCAGAGGCACTCGCCGAGGCGTTCCTCGCCGAGCTGCGGCGTAGCGTGGCCCGGGACCGAGAGCGCGGCATGACCCACGCCGGCCCGCACCGCGACGACCTGGCGTTCGTGGACGCGGCGAGTTCGGTGGACCTGCGCGAGTTCGGGTCGGGCGGGCAGCGGAGGACGGTGGCCATCGCGCTGCGCATGATCGAGGCGGACACCGTGCGGGCGGGGCGGGGTCGGGAGCCGATCATCCTGTTGGACGACGTTTTCGCGGAGCTGGACCCAGGCCGCGCCGTCCGGCTGCTGGATCTCCTGGAGGCCGGGCAGCGGGGGCAGGTCCTCCTGACGGCGCCCAAGGCCTCGGACCTGGAGCCCCGGGGCGGGCGCCTCCCGCACTGGTCCATCGAGGCCGGGAGGATCACCACATGAGCCAGAAAGGGCACGGCCTGGCGCCCCTGGGCCACGTCCTCGCCGGCTACCTCGAGCGGTCGGGGCTCGCCCGGAAGGTGGAGGAGGCCAGCGTGGTCCCCGCCTGGCCGGAGCTGGTGGGGCCGGCCATCGCAGCGGTGACGACGCCGCTCCGGGTCGCCGACGGCGTCCTCGTCGTCGCCGTCCGCTCCAGCGCCTGGCTCATGGAGCTGCGGCTCATGGAGGGCGAGATCCTCAAGCGGATCAACGCCGGCCGGCGGAGCGGCCGGATCTCGCGGATCCGTTTCGTGATGGGCGAGGGCTGAGGCGCGACAAGTCGGCCCGGACGAACGGCTTGCGACACGCCCGGCAGAGCAACTGCGGGCCGTTTCCGGGGTAGTATCCAGCGTCGCTTCTCGCCACTCTCCAACGAAGGTGATATGGCACGACAGAAGCCGAGGGAGAACGAGTACAGCGCCGGTCAGATCCAGGTCCTGAAGGGGCTGGAGGCGGTCCGGCGCCGGCCCGGGATGTATATCGGCTCCACGGGTGCGCGCGGCCTGCACCACCTGGTGTACGAGGTCGTGGACAACGCCGTGGACGAGGCGCTCGCCGGTTACTGCACCCGCATCGACGTCGTCATCCACCCGGACAACTCGATCACCGTGTCCGACAACGGCCGCGGCATCCCGGTGGACATGCATCCGACCGAGCGT is a genomic window of bacterium containing:
- a CDS encoding single-stranded DNA-binding protein gives rise to the protein MSRSLNKVMLIGNVGAEPEIRTTPSGTKVAKVSLATNRVFTDRNGQQQEKTEWHRLTFWDRLADLVEQYVHKGDRLYVEGRIEYSQTEDEQGQPRYWTDIVVRDMVMLGSGSGSPSGPYGESSRPARGTRQPVPPVSPFDDEDDDLPF
- a CDS encoding AI-2E family transporter, whose protein sequence is MATADRLGEPGGEAGRGVTLGFVARATLVVILLWAVANVVWLGRDLLFIAFFAVLVASFLSIFVDWLEAQGVPRWAGALVVLAALAVLGAAGCVLLWPTLRAQAIQLQEQLPPALAEIGARLEQQYAALTGQFGAPAESLEERVRERVMAELANLLTGALPLLNTVIGAVGGALIVFFAGLYLAIEPRAYFRGLIALVPRRGRPRAQRALEEVGSTLRRWMLGTVIGMLVIGLLTTLGLWVLGIPAALALGVFAGLLEFIPYIGPILSAVPALILALVISPTTAVWVLLLYIAIQQLESNLIMPLLMKGMVELPPALTVLVQVLMALLFGFLGLLLAVPVLAAGKVLVQTLYIEPVADAA
- the dat gene encoding D-amino-acid transaminase translates to MLVYLNGEFVPQAEARISVDDRGFLFADGVYEVVRVYDGRPFLMDAHLRRMRQGLHALRIDDPGVDGLAAIAERLLDENRLRSGDATIYIQITRGAAPRAHVFPPAGTPPTVYVAAKPFQPHPPEYHRDGVAALTVPDTRWSRCDIKSVSLLANVLAKQAAKEAGAFEALFVRDGIVLEGSHSNVFAVYDGALVTYPACNYILNGITRQKVFDLAGQLGIPVVEAPIPLDRLFTASEVFLSGTTTEIMPVTRVDGREIGDGRPGPVTQRLQRAYRESI
- a CDS encoding DNA replication and repair protein RecF, whose translation is MASSPGALVCVELRLRDFRNFAELELAFPAAGVAIIGNNGAGKTNLLEAVYYLEVFRSFRGAPDERLVRFGAEAFHVRGRFRDEATGEEREITAAFERRTRRKRVTVGGAEPERLSDAVGRAGVVVFSPSDMALVAGPPGERRRFLDIVLSLNRPGYLGWLQRYRHTLRQRNAILRSGGARALLEPWDEALARTGALLLQARAEWVETHAEAFRRYCAAIGGGAGVCLAYRPGLPLRQPGATAEALAEAFLAELRRSVARDRERGMTHAGPHRDDLAFVDAASSVDLREFGSGGQRRTVAIALRMIEADTVRAGRGREPIILLDDVFAELDPGRAVRLLDLLEAGQRGQVLLTAPKASDLEPRGGRLPHWSIEAGRITT